The nucleotide sequence ACGGTGAGCTGGTACCAGCCAACGCCGTCAACATCTTTAGAATTAATAGCTGATTGTAATTTGGATAAGGATGCGGCTATCATAGATATTGGGGGAGGAGATAGTTTTTTACCAGATCATCTTCTTGCGCTAGGGTATACAAATATCACCGTGTTAGATATTTCTGAAAAGGCTTTATCTAATGCTAAATTACGTTTAGGTGAAGATGCTAGTAAAATTAAATGGATTCTGGAAGATGTAACTAAATTTTGTCCTAAGCAAAAGTATGATCTATGGCATGATAGGGCTGCTTTTCATTTTTTTAGAGATGATAAAGAGATAGAAGCCTATGTAAAGTTAGTTTCTGAGAATTTAATAGATAATGGAAAAGCAATTATAATTACATTTTCTAACAATGGTCCAACAAAATGTAGTGGTATTGAGATCTCTCAATACTCTAAAGATGAGCTTTCACAAGTATTTGCTCAGGATTTATTCATAGATAAATGTATAAATGTAAACCATACTACTCCTTCCAATGCTGTTCAAAATTTCACCTTTTGCACCTTCAGAAAGAAAGGTTGAGGTCTTAGAGAATCGTACATTCGTAATCATAAGTTTTTAAGCTGAAATTGTTTAATTTCAGCTTAAATTTTATTGAACATTTATGAATTTCAAAACTTTTGGTAAATTACCTTCAGAAGATAGATTACAGAAAATAGAGCAAGTTGATAATTATAGGGAGGGTGAATTTAAGAATGTAGAAACAACTTCACTAAATCCTGACAATGTTTCTACTTTTAAGATGCTCCGTGCTTTTTATAATAAACCAAAAGATGTTAAACCAGATAGAGAAATTCCTAATAAGAAAATAGATCTAAGTTCTATTGAAGCAGAAAAACCAACAATTGTTTGGTTTGGACATTCTTCTTATCTAATTACTCACAACAATTTTAAGATCTTGGTAGATCCTGTTTTTAGCGGTAATGCTTCTCCGGTTAATATCTTCGGAAAATCATTTTCTGGAGCAGATAATTATGAGGTTGAAGACCTTCCTGAAATTGATCTTTTAATACTTACCCATGATCATTATGATCATCTGGATTTTCCTACCATAGAAAAACTTCACGCAAAAACTAAGAAAATAATTACCTCTTTGGGTGTAGCTTCTCATTTAGAATATTGGGGAGTTTTTCCAAATAAAATTACAGAGCTCAATTGGTGGGAATATATAACGATCAATAAAAATTTAAAAATTACAGCAACTCCTGCCCGTCATTTTTCAGGAAGAGGATTTACAAGAGCAAAAACTTTGTGGTCATCCTTTGTGCTAGAATTAGATAGATATAAGATTTTTATTGGAGCAGATTCGGGGTATGACGATCAATTTAAAAGAATAGGAGCTCATTTTAAAGGTTTTGATATTGCATTTCTGGAATGTGGGCAATACAGTGCACATTGGCCACAAATACATATGTTTCCCGAAGAAACCGTTAAAGCTGCGAAAGATCTAGATACTAAAATTGTATTCCCAGTTCACTGGGCTAAATTTATGCTTTCTACGCATCCTTGGAATCAATCTATCAAAAGATTTATTAAAGAGGCTGCAGTACAAGAGCAGGAATATATCGCTCCAATTATTGGCGAAAGTTATGTATTGGGTGAGAACTATATGCAAACCAATTGGTGGGATTTTTAAACTTATACGTATATGAACT is from Gillisia sp. Hel1_33_143 and encodes:
- a CDS encoding class I SAM-dependent methyltransferase, with the protein product MQNRATHWENIYQTKDISTVSWYQPTPSTSLELIADCNLDKDAAIIDIGGGDSFLPDHLLALGYTNITVLDISEKALSNAKLRLGEDASKIKWILEDVTKFCPKQKYDLWHDRAAFHFFRDDKEIEAYVKLVSENLIDNGKAIIITFSNNGPTKCSGIEISQYSKDELSQVFAQDLFIDKCINVNHTTPSNAVQNFTFCTFRKKG
- a CDS encoding MBL fold metallo-hydrolase, encoding MNFKTFGKLPSEDRLQKIEQVDNYREGEFKNVETTSLNPDNVSTFKMLRAFYNKPKDVKPDREIPNKKIDLSSIEAEKPTIVWFGHSSYLITHNNFKILVDPVFSGNASPVNIFGKSFSGADNYEVEDLPEIDLLILTHDHYDHLDFPTIEKLHAKTKKIITSLGVASHLEYWGVFPNKITELNWWEYITINKNLKITATPARHFSGRGFTRAKTLWSSFVLELDRYKIFIGADSGYDDQFKRIGAHFKGFDIAFLECGQYSAHWPQIHMFPEETVKAAKDLDTKIVFPVHWAKFMLSTHPWNQSIKRFIKEAAVQEQEYIAPIIGESYVLGENYMQTNWWDF